A single window of Gymnogyps californianus isolate 813 chromosome 16, ASM1813914v2, whole genome shotgun sequence DNA harbors:
- the PIK3IP1 gene encoding phosphoinositide-3-kinase-interacting protein 1 isoform X3: MLHGGPRRAAALGAVLLGSLLLAAARGAEAVAEDHNSCRNPDGDAAPWCYIRGAAGVPERRPCDIAQCSDATAATAPVPTAEVGTSQEVNQVFEPADTLPSRSEAAAVQPVIGISQRVQMNSKEKKDLGTLGYVLGLIMMVIIIAIGAGIVLGYIYKRGKDLKEKHEQKVYEREMQRITLPLSAFTNPACELVDENTIVVHTNQTPVEDTHDGSGPLMGQAGTPGA, encoded by the exons ATGCTGCATGGGggcccgcggcgggcggcggcgctgggcgCCGTGCTGCTGGGCTCGCTGCTGCTGGCGGCCGCCCGGGGCGCCGAGG CAGTCGCCGAGGACCACAACAGCTGCAGAAACCCGGACGGCGACGCTGCGCCCTGGTGCTACATCCGAGGCGCTGCCGGGGTCCCCGAGCGGAGACCCTGCGACATCGCCCAGTGCTCAG ATGCTACAGCTGCCACAGCCCCAGTCCCTACAGCAGAAGTTGGCACTTCTCAGGAGGTCAACCAGGTGTTTGAACCGGCTGATACCTTGCCCTCCCGGAGCGAGGCAGCTGCCGTGCAGCCTGTCATTGGGATCAGTCAGAGAGTGCAGATGAACTCCAAAGaaaagaaggacttggggacaCTAG GGTATGTGCTGGGGCTGATCATGATGGTGATAATCATTGCCATCGGAGCCGGCATTGTCCTGGGATACATCTATAAGAG ggGGAAAGACCTGAAGGAAAAGCATGAACAGAAAGTTTATGAGCGTGAGATGCAGCGCATCACACTGCCACTCTCAGCGTTCACCAATCCTGCCTGCGAGCTTGTAGATGAGAACACGATCGTGGTGCACACCAACCAGACGCCTGTGGAGGACACGCACGATGGTAGCGGCCCGCTCATGGGGCAGGCGGGTACTCCTGGAGCCTGA
- the PIK3IP1 gene encoding phosphoinositide-3-kinase-interacting protein 1 isoform X1, whose amino-acid sequence MLHGGPRRAAALGAVLLGSLLLAAARGAEECLRGNGASYRGSRRVASGGAPCLNWLAVRSGPGAALPAAVAEDHNSCRNPDGDAAPWCYIRGAAGVPERRPCDIAQCSDATAATAPVPTAEVGTSQEVNQVFEPADTLPSRSEAAAVQPVIGISQRVQMNSKEKKDLGTLGYVLGLIMMVIIIAIGAGIVLGYIYKRGKDLKEKHEQKVYEREMQRITLPLSAFTNPACELVDENTIVVHTNQTPVEDTHDGSGPLMGQAGTPGA is encoded by the exons ATGCTGCATGGGggcccgcggcgggcggcggcgctgggcgCCGTGCTGCTGGGCTCGCTGCTGCTGGCGGCCGCCCGGGGCGCCGAGG AGTGCCTCCGCGGCAACGGCGCGTCCTACCGCGGAAGCCGGCGAGTGGCCTCCGGCGGCGCCCCGTGCCTCAACTGGCTGGCGGTGCGGAGCGGCCCCGGCGCCGCGCTCCCGGCAG CAGTCGCCGAGGACCACAACAGCTGCAGAAACCCGGACGGCGACGCTGCGCCCTGGTGCTACATCCGAGGCGCTGCCGGGGTCCCCGAGCGGAGACCCTGCGACATCGCCCAGTGCTCAG ATGCTACAGCTGCCACAGCCCCAGTCCCTACAGCAGAAGTTGGCACTTCTCAGGAGGTCAACCAGGTGTTTGAACCGGCTGATACCTTGCCCTCCCGGAGCGAGGCAGCTGCCGTGCAGCCTGTCATTGGGATCAGTCAGAGAGTGCAGATGAACTCCAAAGaaaagaaggacttggggacaCTAG GGTATGTGCTGGGGCTGATCATGATGGTGATAATCATTGCCATCGGAGCCGGCATTGTCCTGGGATACATCTATAAGAG ggGGAAAGACCTGAAGGAAAAGCATGAACAGAAAGTTTATGAGCGTGAGATGCAGCGCATCACACTGCCACTCTCAGCGTTCACCAATCCTGCCTGCGAGCTTGTAGATGAGAACACGATCGTGGTGCACACCAACCAGACGCCTGTGGAGGACACGCACGATGGTAGCGGCCCGCTCATGGGGCAGGCGGGTACTCCTGGAGCCTGA
- the PIK3IP1 gene encoding phosphoinositide-3-kinase-interacting protein 1 isoform X2, translated as MLHGGPRRAAALGAVLLGSLLLAAARGAEECLRGNGASYRGSRRVASGGAPCLNWLAVRSGPGAALPAVAEDHNSCRNPDGDAAPWCYIRGAAGVPERRPCDIAQCSDATAATAPVPTAEVGTSQEVNQVFEPADTLPSRSEAAAVQPVIGISQRVQMNSKEKKDLGTLGYVLGLIMMVIIIAIGAGIVLGYIYKRGKDLKEKHEQKVYEREMQRITLPLSAFTNPACELVDENTIVVHTNQTPVEDTHDGSGPLMGQAGTPGA; from the exons ATGCTGCATGGGggcccgcggcgggcggcggcgctgggcgCCGTGCTGCTGGGCTCGCTGCTGCTGGCGGCCGCCCGGGGCGCCGAGG AGTGCCTCCGCGGCAACGGCGCGTCCTACCGCGGAAGCCGGCGAGTGGCCTCCGGCGGCGCCCCGTGCCTCAACTGGCTGGCGGTGCGGAGCGGCCCCGGCGCCGCGCTCCCGGCAG TCGCCGAGGACCACAACAGCTGCAGAAACCCGGACGGCGACGCTGCGCCCTGGTGCTACATCCGAGGCGCTGCCGGGGTCCCCGAGCGGAGACCCTGCGACATCGCCCAGTGCTCAG ATGCTACAGCTGCCACAGCCCCAGTCCCTACAGCAGAAGTTGGCACTTCTCAGGAGGTCAACCAGGTGTTTGAACCGGCTGATACCTTGCCCTCCCGGAGCGAGGCAGCTGCCGTGCAGCCTGTCATTGGGATCAGTCAGAGAGTGCAGATGAACTCCAAAGaaaagaaggacttggggacaCTAG GGTATGTGCTGGGGCTGATCATGATGGTGATAATCATTGCCATCGGAGCCGGCATTGTCCTGGGATACATCTATAAGAG ggGGAAAGACCTGAAGGAAAAGCATGAACAGAAAGTTTATGAGCGTGAGATGCAGCGCATCACACTGCCACTCTCAGCGTTCACCAATCCTGCCTGCGAGCTTGTAGATGAGAACACGATCGTGGTGCACACCAACCAGACGCCTGTGGAGGACACGCACGATGGTAGCGGCCCGCTCATGGGGCAGGCGGGTACTCCTGGAGCCTGA